A region from the Camelus ferus isolate YT-003-E chromosome 1, BCGSAC_Cfer_1.0, whole genome shotgun sequence genome encodes:
- the RNF168 gene encoding E3 ubiquitin-protein ligase RNF168 has protein sequence MAVPKDAIPSLSECQCQICVEILIEPVTLPCNHTLCKSCFQSTVEKANLCCPFCRRRVSSWTRYHTRRNSLVNMELWEIIQKHYPKECKLRASGQESEEIVDDYQPVRLLSKPGELRREYEEEISKVEAERRANEEEENKASEEYIQRLLAEEEEEEKRQAEKRQREMEEQLKSDEELARKLSININNFCEGSILASPLNFRKSDPVTTKSQKKSKNKQINTGDIQKYLSPKPQLGSASQSEVAQEDRKNSMSMETDSSDVNSPTWQDIEMEEDMPILSPQICLEIQEQCAKSSVESPMPQLRASGREWCLEGKVETRSSNHGKELCVINHEEPKARVPYSGEAADEPCGKTQSGCTVSDMTQIIRNDTVETENEESRLLINKDISKRKNQESLFEGARDPCFSAKRRKMFPKASSDQEDTEINFTQKLIDLEHLLFERHKQEEQDRLLALQLQKEVDQERLRPNRQKGSPDEYQLRATSSPPDRLLNGQRKNSKDRNFKRQTDLEHPKPRRGSKNENWQPSLKIQFKRSVNGKKIPNSTRDDGNVPKTAHSLQPSKSQKSIFQMFQRYTK, from the exons ATGGCTGTACCCAAAGACGCCATCCCTTCCTTGTCGGAATGCCAGTGCCAGATCTGTGTGGAAATTCTAATCGAGCCTGTAACACTGCCTTGTAACCACACGCTCTGTAAATCATGTTTCCAATCAACTGTCGAAAAGGCAAATTTGTGCTGTCCCTTCTGTCGCCGCCGGGTCTCTTCGTGGACTCGGTACCATACCCGAAGAAATTCTCTTGTCAATATGGAACTGTGGGAGATAATTCAAAAACACTATCCAAAGGAATGCAAGCTTAGAGCCTCTGGGCAGGAATCAGAGGAAATAG TTGATGACTATCAGCCAGTTCGCCTGTTAAGTAAACCTGGGGAATTAAGAAGAGAATATGAAGAGGAGATAAGCAAG gTGGAGGCAGAGCGACGAGCcaatgaggaagaagaaaacaaagccagTGAAGAATACATTCAGAGATTactggcagaggaggaagaagaggaaaaaaggcaggcagaaaaaaggcagagggagatggaAGAACAACTGAAAAGTGATGAAGAGCTGGCAAGAAAGCTAAGCATTAATatt AACAATTTCTGTGAGGGAAGCATCTTGGCTTCGCCCTTGAATTTCAGAAAATCTGATCCAGTCACAaccaaatcacaaaagaaaagtaagaacaaacaaataaacactgGAGATATTCAGAA gtatttgtCACCTAAACCTCAACTTGGGTCAGCATCACAGTCTGAAGTTGCacaagaagacaggaaaaactCCATGTCTATG gaAACTGACAGCAGTGATGTAAATAGCCCTACATGGCAAGACATAGAAATGGAGGAAGATATGCCAATACTCTCTCCTCAGATATGCCTTGAAATTCAAGAACAATGTGCAAAATCTTCAGTGGAGTCACCTATGCCTCAGTTACGTGCCAGTGGTAGAGAATGGTGCCTTGAAGGAAAAGTCGAAACAAGATCAAGCAATCATGGTAAAGAATTATGTGTCATAAATCATGAGGAACCTAAAGCCAGAGTTCCCTACTCTGGAGAAGCTGCAGATGAACCTTGTGGCAAAACACAGAGTGGCTGTACTGTATCTGATATGACACAGATAATTAGAAATGACACAGTTGAGACAGAAAATGAGGAGTCTCGCCTACTGATCAATAAAGatatctccaaaagaaaaaaccAGGAATCTTTGTTTGAAGGAGCCAGGGATCCATGCTTTtctgcaaaaagaagaaaaatgttcccCAAAGCTTCCTCAGACCAAGAGGACACAGAAATCAACTTTACCCAAAAACTGATAGATTTGGAACATCTACTTTTTGAGAGACATAAACAAGAAGAACAGGACAGGTTATTAGCATTACAGCTTCAGAAAGAGGTGGATCAAGAACGACTGAGGCCAAACCGGCAAAAAGGATCCCCAGATGAGTATCAGTTACGTGCTACATCCTCACCTCCAGACAGATTACTAAACGGACAGAGGAAGAATTCCAAAGATAGGAACTTCAAAAGACAAACTGATCTGGAGCATCCAAAACCTCGGAGAggctcaaaaaatgaaaattggcAACCTTCTTTAAAGATCCAGTTTAAACGTTCagttaatggaaaaaagataCCAAATTCTACTAGAGATGATGGTAATGTGCCTAAAACTGCTCATTCCCTACAGCCTAGTAAGTcacagaaaagtatttttcagatgtttcagAGATACACAAAGTAA